One genomic region from Stackebrandtia nassauensis DSM 44728 encodes:
- a CDS encoding TetR/AcrR family transcriptional regulator: MTTPKVINRSRREEILELAVELFAARGYHGVSMDDIGARAHITGPALYHHFKGGKEEMLAEALIPVSARLLAGGREHTAAHADDPRAALRALVTFHVDFALTSPAVIAVQLHELDRLPSEPRHRIRKLQRSYVEEWVGVLRRLRPELGDTDARVLAHAAFGLMNSTPFLGRDSLAERPRIAELLTEAALSALDPEHRSTP, from the coding sequence ATGACTACCCCCAAGGTGATTAACCGGAGCCGCAGGGAGGAGATCCTCGAACTGGCGGTCGAGCTGTTCGCCGCCCGCGGCTATCACGGCGTGTCCATGGATGACATCGGTGCCCGTGCGCACATCACCGGTCCGGCGCTCTACCACCACTTCAAGGGCGGCAAGGAGGAGATGCTCGCCGAGGCGCTGATCCCGGTGAGTGCCCGGCTGCTGGCGGGGGGACGCGAACACACCGCCGCCCACGCCGACGATCCCCGGGCCGCGCTGCGGGCGCTGGTCACCTTCCACGTCGACTTCGCGCTGACCTCCCCGGCCGTCATCGCCGTCCAGCTGCACGAACTCGACCGGCTCCCCTCCGAACCCCGGCACCGGATCCGAAAACTCCAGCGTTCCTATGTGGAGGAGTGGGTCGGGGTGCTGCGCCGACTCCGTCCGGAACTGGGCGACACCGACGCCCGGGTGCTGGCCCACGCCGCCTTCGGACTGATGAACTCCACCCCGTTCCTGGGTCGGGACTCGCTGGCCGAACGCCCGCGCATCGCCGAACTGCTGACCGAGGCGGCGCTGTCCGCGCTGGATCCCGAACACCGGAGTACTCCTTAA
- a CDS encoding acetyl-CoA carboxylase biotin carboxylase subunit — MFDSLLIANRGEIARRVNRTARELGIRTIAVYSEADADLPHVTEASEAVLLGPADPASSYLNTEAILAAAKNTGAQAIHPGYGFLSEKPGFARDVTEAGIAWIGPSPEAIDAMGDKVNARNLMSANDVPVAPGGGDPVTDATAALAVAESIGFPVMVKAAAGGGGMGMAIAEDAKALEEQAEKIHGFATRLFGSGDLLIERYFPRVRHIEVQILGLPDGRVLALGERECSVQRRHQKLVEETPSPALTDATRARLLEASSRAGEAVNYVGAGTVEYLFDVDSGEFFFLEMNTRLQVEHPITEAVLGIDLVEAQLRVAAGEELGFSDPKPSGHAIELRVNAEDPKRFLPGPGTIDTWVEPTGEGVRVDAGYQAGHTVPRFYDSLMAKVIVHGADRAQAIERAKRAVDGFTITGPKSNLAFHAELLDNPEFNSGDYDTGIVGRMR; from the coding sequence ATGTTCGACAGCCTGCTGATCGCCAACCGGGGCGAAATCGCCCGGCGCGTCAACCGCACCGCCCGCGAACTCGGAATCCGCACCATCGCGGTCTACTCCGAGGCCGACGCCGACCTGCCCCACGTCACCGAGGCCAGCGAGGCCGTGCTGCTGGGTCCCGCCGACCCCGCCTCCTCGTACCTCAACACCGAGGCGATCCTGGCCGCCGCCAAGAACACCGGCGCCCAGGCCATCCACCCTGGTTACGGCTTCCTGTCCGAGAAACCCGGCTTCGCCCGCGACGTCACCGAAGCCGGGATCGCCTGGATCGGCCCCAGCCCCGAGGCCATCGACGCCATGGGCGACAAGGTCAACGCCCGCAACCTGATGTCCGCCAACGACGTACCCGTCGCCCCCGGCGGCGGCGACCCGGTCACCGACGCCACCGCGGCCCTGGCCGTCGCCGAGAGCATCGGCTTCCCGGTCATGGTCAAGGCCGCGGCCGGTGGCGGCGGCATGGGCATGGCCATCGCCGAAGACGCCAAGGCACTGGAAGAGCAGGCCGAGAAGATCCACGGCTTCGCCACCCGGCTGTTCGGCTCCGGCGACCTGCTCATCGAGCGCTACTTCCCCCGGGTGCGCCACATCGAGGTCCAGATCCTCGGACTGCCCGACGGACGCGTGCTGGCGCTGGGCGAACGCGAATGCTCGGTGCAGCGCCGCCACCAGAAGCTCGTCGAGGAGACCCCCTCGCCCGCCCTGACCGACGCCACCCGGGCCCGGCTGCTGGAAGCCTCCAGCCGCGCCGGTGAGGCCGTGAACTACGTCGGCGCTGGAACCGTCGAATACCTCTTCGACGTCGACAGCGGCGAGTTCTTCTTCCTGGAGATGAACACCCGGCTCCAGGTCGAGCACCCCATCACCGAGGCCGTGCTCGGCATCGACCTGGTCGAGGCCCAGCTGCGGGTCGCCGCCGGCGAGGAACTGGGCTTCAGCGACCCCAAACCGTCCGGCCACGCCATCGAACTGCGCGTCAACGCCGAGGACCCGAAGCGGTTCCTGCCCGGCCCCGGCACCATCGACACCTGGGTCGAACCCACCGGCGAGGGCGTGCGCGTCGACGCCGGATACCAGGCCGGACATACCGTCCCCCGGTTCTACGACTCGCTGATGGCCAAGGTCATCGTGCACGGCGCCGACCGGGCCCAGGCCATCGAACGCGCGAAGCGGGCCGTCGACGGATTCACCATCACCGGCCCCAAGTCCAACCTGGCGTTCCACGCCGAACTGCTGGACAACCCCGAGTTCAACAGCGGCGACTACGACACCGGCATCGTGGGGAGGATGCGATGA